The Capsicum annuum cultivar UCD-10X-F1 chromosome 1, UCD10Xv1.1, whole genome shotgun sequence sequence TTGTGCATTTGTATGAAAAGGAAGGTGTTAATGTGCAAATTGGTGGTAGTGATCAATGGGGTAACATTACTGCTGGTACTGACCTTATTCGTAGGATTATTGGAAAAAATTCCGAAAATGGAGGTGTCGCTGGCAATGTTCCGGCTGTTTACGGGCTTACGTTTCCTTTGCTTCTCAAGAGTGATGGTACTAAGTTTGGAAAATCAGAAGATGGTGCAATCTGGTTATCGCCTTCTCTTTTGTCGCCATATAAGTTTTATCAGTACTTCTTTTCAGTCCCGGATGATGATGTAGTGAGGTTTCTTAAGATTCTTACGTTTTTGAGCATCGAAGAGATTGCGGAGATTGAGAGGGATATGGGAAAACCTGGATATGTTCCCAACACAGCTCAACGTAGGCTGGCTGAGGAGGTTACGCGGTTTGTTCATGGACAAGAGGGGTTGGAAGAGGCTCTTAAGGCTACAGAGGCATTGAAGCCTGGAAATGCCGATACCAAATTGGATTGGAAAACAATTGAGGGTATTGCAGCTGATGTTCCATCTTGTTCCATGAATTATGATCAGGTATTAAACATACCGATCTTGGATCTTTGTGTGTCCAGTGGTTTGCTTGAAAGCAAATCAGCTGCACGACGAATGCTTAAGCAAGGGGGACTTTACTTGAATAATACCAAAGTTGATAGTGAGAGTAAGAAGATTGAGGCAGGTGACATTGTGGATGACAAAGTTATCCTTTTGTCTGCAGGGAAAAAGAACAAGATGGTTGTAAGAATATCCTGACCTGCTATTGTTCGTCTGAATGTCTGCTTGTGTTCGTGTGTAAGGATGGTTGTCGCTAAGCATAGTTGTTTTTGATTCATATGTTTAAATGACAGTTCCAATATTATCATTCTGAGTTGGACGAGATACAGAATTTTACCTGATATGCATATGGCAGAACAAGAGGAAGAGTGTTGAAAGGATGTGAGAGATCTACAGTACCACAACGGAAACTTTTTCCTCTTCCCTTggtatttttatgtaattatttagaCAAATAATGGTCTCAGTCGGGGACAAACTTGAGTTATACAAGCTTTAAGAATTATTTGGACTATTGTCAAATCCTTTTAATTGTCAAAAGGTCTTGCTTGCTTTTTTGTTTAGACAGGCGTGGTATGTTATTGCAGTTAAGAGGAGGACTCTTATTTGTGGTTCGACATTAAGGCTTTCATCTTCCGTCTCTTTTCCATTCAATTTTGCTGTATATCTTTTATTCGACATGATTTTTGAAGCAAGTTCTATCATAGAGAATATACAATCTTGTTTTAGTTGAAGGCCAGGTGCAAAGTACAATGGGTGTCTAAGACTATCTTGATTCTAAAAGACACATAATAATTTGTCTGGGTTGATAAGCAACATTTGCTGGTTTTGTGAGATGATTTGAAATAGACTCTTATCTTTATCAGTTTATGGAATACTGTAGCAAAAGTTAAATTTGTTGTTACAATTATAAACTTGCCTCTCCACACTCCTGCTTAATCCTTGGAGTAACATGGATTAGTTTTTGTTGGTTCGCTGTGCCCTTTGGCTAGGTAGTGTACTTTTCGTGGAAAGGGAGAACTGCATCAGCTTAGAGTTTTCTCTTCTGGCGACTAACAGATTGAGTTGGAATTATGTGAATATTAATTATTGCTAGTAATGGTGCAAAAAAAGAGAAGAACAGGAGGAGGATCTTGTTTGTTGCTAGTTTGGGAAAATAAAAAGGAGTATTGCTTAGGATTAGAAATAAGGTTATTCGTGATAAGGTGAGAGTGGCTTCAGGGGGAGCCAGGGGGAGCCAAGATGAGGGaggtgaggttgagatggttaggtcatgtgatgaggaggggcacggatgccccaatgcggaggtgtgagaggttggctaggaatggtttcaagcgaggtagaggtagaccgaagaaataatGGTGGAAGGTGATTAGGCAGGATATGGAGCAACTACAGCTTACCGAGGATAGGAAGTTATGGAGGAagcagattagggtagaaggttattATTACTTCAGGATGTTGTATTATTTGGTGAATTTGGTGTATGGTTTTATTAGGTGTGGTGATTTCTATTGTGTCTTGTCcttttactattctttgtttagattgttttatcttgagccaggggtctatagGAAACAATCCTTTGTCTCACCTCTAAGGTAGTATGGTATGGCCTGCATatacttaccctccccagacctcgcTAAATgtgaatatactgggtttgttctTGTTGTTAGTATTGCTTATATAATTCTTGGTCTTTAGCTCTTGCTTCTCTATTGAGTACTATATTGcaattagtattttgatatataaGTTTTTACCAATCTCTTATGATGCAATGAAGGGTGTCAGAGGTACCTTTGTATAAATACTTGCATGCTGAATGTGTATCATTAAACTTCATATGCTCGATATGTGTAACTTTTTTCAATATGTGAAGGAGTgattggggtgggggtggggtgctTTGCAAGTGTGCGTGTATCCAGCATTGTCATATGCAAAAGGCTTTAAAAAGCTCTCAAGTATATTGGGTCTTTTGGCGCAAAGCAATGTTAAATTGTGGACTTTGGTAAAGAAAAGGCACAGTAAGAGAAATAAATgtaatgcaagaaaaaaataaagttagctCTCATGGTCTTTATGCCTGAAGCAAAGTGAAAACTCAGTTTTCGGAGCCATAGTTGCTGGCAAGTCATGCCTTCTGGAAAGCCATTCTTGAAGGTAAAAGGCTtcccttggtttttctttttcttgcttcttTCTTCCTTTGTTTTTTCTCATGTTGGTCTATGTTTATTTGACTTACCTAACTTAGCTTCACCCAAATAGGTCTGTAATGGTAGATATATTATGAATTCGTGATATGTTTTCCttgttttctttggtttttaGTGTTGTGGATGATAGAAGATACTATTAACCATGTGGGGCTATAGTAGTATGTTTTCATTCAATAGAAAGACTtggtttaatttatttaataaagtttttgaataaaattattgtgTTAACTGTGTGGCCTTTACTTATGTAGTAGACTATTTTGTGTATGAAGTCATTTAACTCAAGCACAAAAGATTAAAATTATTGGTTCTTGTAAGTTATAAATTAATGTTTCCaatcaaagaagaaataggacaaacatcttgatgattgtagcataagattaaatataatttgatcttaattatgggaaTGGTAATATTtcaacttcttgtgctagtacatttcgTATGTACTGGACGGACCAAGTAGAGATGTTcgtttatgttttgaatattaataaacaACGTCTCTAGTACATTACATgcacttatactcttaatcttaatctatatagtttatttattattttaatctattaGAAGGTGAGACTCTTAATCTTAATCTAtatagtttatttattattttaatctattaGAAGGTGAGACTCCATTATGAGTCAATATATTCCAAATAGATTGAATAATGACAAATCATATTAgtgaaataataattagttgatagaatTATGTCTCGGACTTGAGATACATGACACCCATTTATGGTTtcttataagttttcatgtgaaAACTCTGCAGTTGGATTTAATATTCATCACGTGAAATAAgttgaatataataataaaggatTAAGTTAGTCAATAAACTAGGAAAAGCGCGACCATAAAATACGTTATTAAATATATACtttaatctattttaatatattaaaaataatcaaagaacCTTAAATTTGAAACACAACCGTGAAATATTTTGATTGCATACAATAATATCAAACACATGTTGTATCAtattaatatacaaaaaaataactttttcatCCCAAGAGTATAATGTGAACCTTTTCAGTGTTTAGATATTGTAAATTTGTGGTCAATTAAATCCATTTTGTTATCACCGTGTTCTAATGCATATTCGATCTAGccaaaatatgtttatttcattaaACCTAAAATAACTGAAAGAAAAGCATCAATGATTCACACGtaactatttaataattaatcGTCACATTATATATTACATATAAAAAAGGAATGAAAATAAGATTATGCATAATTGTACACATTTAATGTATGCTATTAATTATAGCGCTAAAATGAGTAAAATTGATTAATACTAGTCTAATTTAGtaagtgatcaactaatatgggatatttatttttagtaaaatggCAAATTAAAATGTAACGGAGAAAGTATTATTTATGAGTACTTTTTATATTTACAGTATTCTAAAGAACCCAAAAATCTTCGAATATATctatttagtttttttcttccactacaatattattttattttaaaaaatagtttcaatCTATTATGAGATCAAACTTTTTCATTATCCTATAATTACTTATTTCttacacattttatatttttttactcatAATATGTACTCCCTTCGTTTacaaaagaatgacctattttgacttggcacaaagtttaagaaaataaagaagacttttgaatcttgtggtcttaaattaaagttgtgttaaatgtaccaaaatgtcctttaatcttgtggtcataaacatgccatgtggaaaattaaaattaaagtattgccaaaaaggaaaagggtaattcttttttaaacggactaaaaaagaaagtagatcattctttttggaACGGAGGgggtaataaaaatattttcttacttcTCTTCAATAAAGGAGAAAGACAATTTcatttcacaattatttttttggtgcaaatacaatatgtaaagaagcaaatttaagttttaatattaactaaaaagtgatttttaagaatattttaaaaattaaataggtGAATAAATGTATAGCTTCAAATCGAACCATCTAAATTAGTGAAAGGTTGACAATTATAGATAGagatcataaacttgtacatagaTTTTTGGAGGTTACAAACATGAAAGGTTACATTGACAATTATGATTATCAtgaagaacaaaactaataaaaataattaaaggtgGAAGTTAAAAGCTTTAGTGAAAGGTTGTCAATTATTTATAGGGGGAAGTATTATAAACTTATACATCAATTTTGGAGGTGATAAACATGAAATGTTACATTGACGATTATGAGTATCTTTAAGAACAAAACTAATGGAGATAATTAAAGGTGAAAGTTAAGGAATTTAGTGAAAGTTTGACAATTATTTATAAAGAGAagtatcataaacttgtacatctATTTTGAAGGTTATAAACATAAAAGGTTATGTTGACAATTATGAATATcattaagaataaaattaaaaggagagaaattgaaaaagataCAATAACCGCTAGAGTAAAATGAAAAAGTCATcataatgtataagaaataatagtgACAAtatagtgttttttttttaaaaaatgtgaacatatatatatatatacacaaaatctAACTATACCATACTGTAAACAAACTCTaataaaactacatgaaatatttatttgtttgaCCTTTTTTTCtcgttttcttcatttttaaattttcaaatgtaATAGAGTGTTATATTTTTCAgacaaaatgaccttctggacccttgTAATatatcagttttgtaagttggatacttctacttacatgtttgtcatctggacccctgaacccactaaaaagcaatattttaaacccttttttggtgagtgtcaCACACACTccccacgtcagctgccatgTCAGCTGCCACATCAACCTCATCTACCacgttattttttttaaaaaaataaaaattaaaaaatttaaaaaagtattacattaaattccaagtcatttttaaaatgctaaataataaattaaatattaaaattaatttaattaaatagaaaaaatttataattgtagaaaaatttgaataatcatgtttttatttttgctcacaaattaaacatcaaattcattctaaataattaaaaattttctccaactaatttaaatttttaactataaattcatatatacaaacataataaattttttatttttaaatttgaatatctttaaaaaattcacaaaaaaattaatttttttcaagtgaaattcactaatttttttcaatattcactatcacttactttcaattcaaatttaaattttaatttccaaaaaaagttttcaatttaaatttaattttttattaaaaaaatgaaaagaattgaattgaggggaaattaaaataaaaaataaaagtaaaggtgGGGGAGGGGGGGCTGAAAGAGTGTTGGCGTGGGGTGTGGGGGCTGGAAGGGCCTGGGGGTGGGGACGGGGCTAGGAGAGTGTGGGGGTTAGGGTGGGGAGGAGCTGGATGGGTCTGGTGAGGTTTGGGGGGATGGGGACGGGGCTGGGATGGGTGGAGGGGTTGGAAGGGGCTGGGGGTGGGATGGGGATGGtagggtgtgggggtggggatgggctggggtggggtggggaaggGTTGGACGGGTATTGGGGTGGGATCGGGCTGGGTGGGgacggaaaaaaatattttttattaatttttaaaaatatttttaaattatttttaaatttttaaaaatatttttaattattttaaaaattttaaaaaaaattttaaattaaaaaatgaagggaaaaaaaggacccttttttcttttatttttaattttaatattatttttattttttttaattattttaatgtaaaattggccaaaaattgaccctcaCTCGCACCCCCaggcgagtgactacactctctttgtcctagtcaccatttcaatgccacataggtAAGGTAACGGTCAAAAGGTGTAAAATATTATtctttaatgggttcaagggtccagatgacaaacatgtaagtagaagtgtccaacttacaaaaacGATATAGTAAAAGGGTCCAGGAAGTCATTTTGCCTATTTTTCATGAagtaaaatatctcaaaacttATACATCAATTTTTGGAGGTTATAAACATAAGATCCTAAGTTGGCAATCCCGAAATTATtaagaataaaactaataaagatACCAAATAAAGGAGAAAGTTAAGAGCTTTATCAAATTCATGTGCATGCTTTTAAATTAGTTGTCAAACCTTTAGTTATTTCTATTTCAAAATACAAAAGCATTGAAATCTAAATTAAATCCTCATCAATAAAAAATGTACTATTTTGCTCTCCTTTGAATGTGGCTAttcttaaactaaaataaattcgCTTTTATAATAGTAGCTCAGTAGCACtttaataaatgtgaaaatagaACTTTCAAAACTATAGGTTTCATAcaattataaataaaatgattGACGTTAGTAAATATTGATTTTGTCTTACTTGGATCGCCCAAAAT is a genomic window containing:
- the LOC124885582 gene encoding tyrosine--tRNA ligase, chloroplastic/mitochondrial-like, which gives rise to MAAAAINSGLRSFLVNGTQRPFTPSFFRQLSIPTYPFLPNTCPPSCRPFCSVSPLTTSQQDETFHNSNSKTPPNILHILEQRGLLESVTSDSLRDPNLGPLKVYCGFDPTAESLHLGNLLGIIVLSWFLRCGHNAVALIGGATGRVGDPSGKSIERPELDLATLEKNVNGIGGIVKKILECTPNVCENAGEVEILNNYDWWKDVKFLDFLRDVGRYARVGTMMSKESVKKRLENAEQGMSYAEFTYQLLQGYDFVHLYEKEGVNVQIGGSDQWGNITAGTDLIRRIIGKNSENGGVAGNVPAVYGLTFPLLLKSDGTKFGKSEDGAIWLSPSLLSPYKFYQYFFSVPDDDVVRFLKILTFLSIEEIAEIERDMGKPGYVPNTAQRRLAEEVTRFVHGQEGLEEALKATEALKPGNADTKLDWKTIEGIAADVPSCSMNYDQVLNIPILDLCVSSGLLESKSAARRMLKQGGLYLNNTKVDSESKKIEAGDIVDDKVILLSAGKKNKMVVRIS